Proteins encoded together in one Hevea brasiliensis isolate MT/VB/25A 57/8 chromosome 16, ASM3005281v1, whole genome shotgun sequence window:
- the LOC110663500 gene encoding G-type lectin S-receptor-like serine/threonine-protein kinase SD2-5 isoform X2, with amino-acid sequence MSIYCTKSLLLCFLALLHYVYLPSAETFDYPTANLSTSWTNSPSLPHSVNFTDGSMVRAILVRGSFGPRFACGFFCNGTCDSYLFAIFIVQTNSISGITSPSVGFPQVVWSANRNNPVRINSTLQLTSDGDFILKDAEGTIAWSTNTAGKSVAGLNLTDMGNLVLFDQNNATVWQSFDYPTDSLVPGQKLRAGQKLIASISATNWTQLNLLSYSVTDEGAVASIESSPPQVYDEFTISGRKTNREPTYVTLQNGSFALFANSSQPSAPDLSQSIPEASSVQYVRFCPDGHLRLYEWTIDGWKQVADLLSGRVNECFYPTVCGNYGICSNGQCSCPSTTYFKQINDRQPDLGCSEATPLSCQASLYHSFIELMETTYSSFLSDLENVGLEKCKEACSKNCSCKAAIFRFGSDSANGDCYLPNQIFSLINNDNEITHYNSTVYLKVQNAPSPTTEAIVPQQKRKRRSTIILWSSVGIFSGLFLVIGIIVLLVWKKRNADVDEEDYLDQVPGMPTRFSYENLKALTENFSKVLGEGGFGSVFEGTLIDGTKIAVKRLNGLGQVKKSFLAEVESIGSIHHVNLRKKIILDLAKGLTYLHEDCTQKILHLDIKPQNILLDNKFNAKISDFGLSKLIDRDQSKVVTTMRGTPGYLAPEWLSSVITEKADVYSFGVVVLELLCGRRNVDHSQPEEKMHLISLFEKKAEEDQLLDLVDNCSEDMQLNKAEIGNMMKIAAWCLQKDYTMRPSMSIVVKVLEGVSEVEPNLNYNISNPPFTTTSTEATELLPFLLSGPR; translated from the exons ATGAGCATTTACTGTACAAAATCCTTGCTCCTTTGCTTTCTTGCTCTTCTCCATTATGTTTACTTACCTAGTGCTGAAACTTTCGATTACCCAACTGCAAACCTCTCTACATCATGGACCAATAGTCCCTCTCTTCCCCATTCTGTAAATTTCACAGATGGATCAATGGTGAGAGCCATCCTTGTCAGGGGAAGCTTTGGTCCAAGGTTCGCTTGCGGTTTCTTCTGCAATGGAACCTGCGACTCTTACCTCTTTGCCATTTTCATTGTTCAAACCAATAGCATTTCAGGTATAACCTCTCCTAGTGTTGGTTTTCCTCAAGTAGTTTGGTCTGCCAACAGAAACAATCCTGTTAGAATCAATTCGACGTTGCAGCTCACATCAGATGGAGATTTTATCTTAAAAGATGCCGAGGGAACTATAGCTTGGTCCACGAATACTGCTGGCAAGTCTGTTGCAGGATTAAACTTGACTGATATGGGCAATCTTGTGCTTTTTGATCAGAATAATGCAACAGTTTGGCAATCTTTTGATTACCCAACCGATTCTTTGGTTCCAGGGCAAAAGTTGAGGGCAGGGCAGAAACTTATTGCTAGTATTTCTGCTACAAATTGGACTCAACTAAATTTGCTTTCATACTCGGTCACTGATGAAGGAGCAGTGGCTTCGATAGAGTCTAGTCCACCTCAAGTCTATGATGAATTCACAATTTCTGGCAGAAAAACTAATAGAGAACCAACTTATGTCACCCTTCAGAATGGAAGCTTTGCTTTGTTCGCCAATTCTTCTCAGCCAAGTGCGCCAGATCTCTCCCAATCCATTCCCGAAGCCTCATCAGTACAGTATGTGAGATTTTGTCCCGACGGGCATTTGAGACTTTACGAGTGGACAATAGATGGGTGGAAACAAGTTGCAGATCTGCTTTCAGGTCGAGTGAATGAATGTTTCTACCCTACAGTTTGCGGGAACTATGGAATTTGCTCCAATGGGCAGTGCAGTTGTCCTTCAACAACTTATTTTAAGCAAATAAATGATAGGCAGCCTGATCTTGGGTGTTCTGAAGCTACTCCCTTGTCTTGTCAAGCTTCTCTATATCACAGTTTTATAGAGCTCATGGAAACAACATATTCCTCCTTTCTCAGTGATCTTGAAAATGTGGGTTTGGAGAAATGCAAGGAGGCTTGTTCAAAGAATTGCTCCTGCAAAGCTGCTATTTTTCGATTTGGTTCTGATTCTGCCAATGGTGATTGCTACTTGCCAAATCAGATATTTTCATTGATAAACAATGATAATGAAATAACTCATTATAACTCTACTGTATACTTAAAGGTGCAAAATGCCCCATCCCCAACTACAGAAGCAATAGTTCCTCAGCAGAAAAGGAAAAGGCGGTCGACAATTATATTATGGTCCAGTGTTGGGATATTTTCTGGTTTGTTTCTTGTGATTGGAATCATAGTATTATTAGTTTGGAAGAAAAGAAATGCTGATGTAGACGAGGAAGATTACTTGGATCAAGTACCAGGAATGCCCACTCGATTTTCCTATGAAAATTTAAAAGCTTTGACGGAGAACTTCTCCAAGGTTCTTGGTGAGGGAGGATTTGGTTCTGTTTTTGAAGGGACTCTTATTGATGGCACCAAAATTGCAGTGAAGCGTCTCAATGGTTTAGGCCAAGTCAAAAAATCATTCTTGGCTGAGGTCGAGTCAATCGGCAGCATCCACCACGTGAACTTG AGAAAGAAGATCATCCTCGACTTAGCAAAGGGACTCACCTATCTTCATGAAGATTGCACACAAAAGATACTCCATTTAGACATCAAACCCCAAAACATTCTCTTAGACAATAAGTTTAACGCAAAAATCTCTGATTTCGGATTGTCTAAACTGATTGATCGAGACCAGAGCAAAGTTGTGACAACCATGAGAGGCACTCCAGGCTATTTGGCTCCAGAATGGCTGAGCTCAGTAATCACAGAAAAGGCAGACGTCTACAGCTTTGGGGTGGTTGTGCTAGAATTGTTGTGTGGGAGGAGAAATGTTGATCACTCACAGCCAGAAGAAAAAATGCATTTAATAAGCCTTTTTGAGAAGAAGGCAGAAGAGGATCAACTGTTAGATCTAGTCGATAATTGCAGTGAAGATATGCAGTTGAATAAAGCAGAAATAGGGAACATGATGAAGATTGCTGCTTGGTGTCTGCAAAAGGATTATACAATGAGGCCTTCCATGTCAATAGTTGTTAAAGTCTTAGAAGGTGTTTCAGAAGTTGAACCTAATCTAAACTACAACATTTCCAATCCACCATTCACAACAACATCAACAGAAGCTACTGAATTGTTGCCCTTTCTTCTATCTGGGCCAAGGTGA
- the LOC110663500 gene encoding G-type lectin S-receptor-like serine/threonine-protein kinase SD2-5 isoform X1 has protein sequence MSIYCTKSLLLCFLALLHYVYLPSAETFDYPTANLSTSWTNSPSLPHSVNFTDGSMVRAILVRGSFGPRFACGFFCNGTCDSYLFAIFIVQTNSISGITSPSVGFPQVVWSANRNNPVRINSTLQLTSDGDFILKDAEGTIAWSTNTAGKSVAGLNLTDMGNLVLFDQNNATVWQSFDYPTDSLVPGQKLRAGQKLIASISATNWTQLNLLSYSVTDEGAVASIESSPPQVYDEFTISGRKTNREPTYVTLQNGSFALFANSSQPSAPDLSQSIPEASSVQYVRFCPDGHLRLYEWTIDGWKQVADLLSGRVNECFYPTVCGNYGICSNGQCSCPSTTYFKQINDRQPDLGCSEATPLSCQASLYHSFIELMETTYSSFLSDLENVGLEKCKEACSKNCSCKAAIFRFGSDSANGDCYLPNQIFSLINNDNEITHYNSTVYLKVQNAPSPTTEAIVPQQKRKRRSTIILWSSVGIFSGLFLVIGIIVLLVWKKRNADVDEEDYLDQVPGMPTRFSYENLKALTENFSKVLGEGGFGSVFEGTLIDGTKIAVKRLNGLGQVKKSFLAEVESIGSIHHVNLQRKKIILDLAKGLTYLHEDCTQKILHLDIKPQNILLDNKFNAKISDFGLSKLIDRDQSKVVTTMRGTPGYLAPEWLSSVITEKADVYSFGVVVLELLCGRRNVDHSQPEEKMHLISLFEKKAEEDQLLDLVDNCSEDMQLNKAEIGNMMKIAAWCLQKDYTMRPSMSIVVKVLEGVSEVEPNLNYNISNPPFTTTSTEATELLPFLLSGPR, from the exons ATGAGCATTTACTGTACAAAATCCTTGCTCCTTTGCTTTCTTGCTCTTCTCCATTATGTTTACTTACCTAGTGCTGAAACTTTCGATTACCCAACTGCAAACCTCTCTACATCATGGACCAATAGTCCCTCTCTTCCCCATTCTGTAAATTTCACAGATGGATCAATGGTGAGAGCCATCCTTGTCAGGGGAAGCTTTGGTCCAAGGTTCGCTTGCGGTTTCTTCTGCAATGGAACCTGCGACTCTTACCTCTTTGCCATTTTCATTGTTCAAACCAATAGCATTTCAGGTATAACCTCTCCTAGTGTTGGTTTTCCTCAAGTAGTTTGGTCTGCCAACAGAAACAATCCTGTTAGAATCAATTCGACGTTGCAGCTCACATCAGATGGAGATTTTATCTTAAAAGATGCCGAGGGAACTATAGCTTGGTCCACGAATACTGCTGGCAAGTCTGTTGCAGGATTAAACTTGACTGATATGGGCAATCTTGTGCTTTTTGATCAGAATAATGCAACAGTTTGGCAATCTTTTGATTACCCAACCGATTCTTTGGTTCCAGGGCAAAAGTTGAGGGCAGGGCAGAAACTTATTGCTAGTATTTCTGCTACAAATTGGACTCAACTAAATTTGCTTTCATACTCGGTCACTGATGAAGGAGCAGTGGCTTCGATAGAGTCTAGTCCACCTCAAGTCTATGATGAATTCACAATTTCTGGCAGAAAAACTAATAGAGAACCAACTTATGTCACCCTTCAGAATGGAAGCTTTGCTTTGTTCGCCAATTCTTCTCAGCCAAGTGCGCCAGATCTCTCCCAATCCATTCCCGAAGCCTCATCAGTACAGTATGTGAGATTTTGTCCCGACGGGCATTTGAGACTTTACGAGTGGACAATAGATGGGTGGAAACAAGTTGCAGATCTGCTTTCAGGTCGAGTGAATGAATGTTTCTACCCTACAGTTTGCGGGAACTATGGAATTTGCTCCAATGGGCAGTGCAGTTGTCCTTCAACAACTTATTTTAAGCAAATAAATGATAGGCAGCCTGATCTTGGGTGTTCTGAAGCTACTCCCTTGTCTTGTCAAGCTTCTCTATATCACAGTTTTATAGAGCTCATGGAAACAACATATTCCTCCTTTCTCAGTGATCTTGAAAATGTGGGTTTGGAGAAATGCAAGGAGGCTTGTTCAAAGAATTGCTCCTGCAAAGCTGCTATTTTTCGATTTGGTTCTGATTCTGCCAATGGTGATTGCTACTTGCCAAATCAGATATTTTCATTGATAAACAATGATAATGAAATAACTCATTATAACTCTACTGTATACTTAAAGGTGCAAAATGCCCCATCCCCAACTACAGAAGCAATAGTTCCTCAGCAGAAAAGGAAAAGGCGGTCGACAATTATATTATGGTCCAGTGTTGGGATATTTTCTGGTTTGTTTCTTGTGATTGGAATCATAGTATTATTAGTTTGGAAGAAAAGAAATGCTGATGTAGACGAGGAAGATTACTTGGATCAAGTACCAGGAATGCCCACTCGATTTTCCTATGAAAATTTAAAAGCTTTGACGGAGAACTTCTCCAAGGTTCTTGGTGAGGGAGGATTTGGTTCTGTTTTTGAAGGGACTCTTATTGATGGCACCAAAATTGCAGTGAAGCGTCTCAATGGTTTAGGCCAAGTCAAAAAATCATTCTTGGCTGAGGTCGAGTCAATCGGCAGCATCCACCACGTGAACTTG CAGAGAAAGAAGATCATCCTCGACTTAGCAAAGGGACTCACCTATCTTCATGAAGATTGCACACAAAAGATACTCCATTTAGACATCAAACCCCAAAACATTCTCTTAGACAATAAGTTTAACGCAAAAATCTCTGATTTCGGATTGTCTAAACTGATTGATCGAGACCAGAGCAAAGTTGTGACAACCATGAGAGGCACTCCAGGCTATTTGGCTCCAGAATGGCTGAGCTCAGTAATCACAGAAAAGGCAGACGTCTACAGCTTTGGGGTGGTTGTGCTAGAATTGTTGTGTGGGAGGAGAAATGTTGATCACTCACAGCCAGAAGAAAAAATGCATTTAATAAGCCTTTTTGAGAAGAAGGCAGAAGAGGATCAACTGTTAGATCTAGTCGATAATTGCAGTGAAGATATGCAGTTGAATAAAGCAGAAATAGGGAACATGATGAAGATTGCTGCTTGGTGTCTGCAAAAGGATTATACAATGAGGCCTTCCATGTCAATAGTTGTTAAAGTCTTAGAAGGTGTTTCAGAAGTTGAACCTAATCTAAACTACAACATTTCCAATCCACCATTCACAACAACATCAACAGAAGCTACTGAATTGTTGCCCTTTCTTCTATCTGGGCCAAGGTGA